The Streptomyces sp. NBC_00670 genome window below encodes:
- a CDS encoding GNAT family N-acetyltransferase, translated as MTVRYLAEGDRVGIRPFSYDDAAEFTGRVRESKALHHPWLFPPDSTPTYRAYAGRLIEDPTKAGFLVCDRTDDTLAGYININNIVHGAFLSGALGYGAFAHAAGRGLMTEGLNLVVAHAFTTLGLHRLEINVQPGNAASVALARRCGFRLEGYSPDFLFIDGAWRDHERWARTAGKAPAGAAFAQS; from the coding sequence GTGACCGTTCGTTATCTCGCCGAAGGCGACCGCGTGGGGATACGGCCGTTCTCCTACGACGACGCCGCCGAGTTCACCGGACGAGTCCGGGAGAGCAAGGCGTTGCACCACCCCTGGCTGTTCCCACCCGACAGCACCCCCACCTACCGCGCCTACGCCGGCCGCCTCATCGAAGACCCCACCAAGGCCGGCTTCCTCGTCTGCGACCGCACCGACGACACCCTGGCCGGCTACATCAACATCAACAACATCGTCCACGGCGCCTTCCTCAGCGGCGCCCTCGGCTACGGCGCCTTCGCCCACGCCGCCGGCCGCGGCCTGATGACCGAGGGCCTGAACCTCGTCGTCGCGCACGCGTTCACCACCCTCGGCCTGCACCGACTGGAGATCAACGTCCAGCCCGGCAACGCCGCCTCCGTCGCGCTCGCCCGCCGCTGCGGCTTCCGGCTGGAGGGCTATTCGCCCGACTTCCTGTTCATCGACGGCGCCTGGCGCGACCACGAACGCTGGGCCCGCACCGCCGGGAAGGCGCCGGCCGGGGCCGCCTTTGCCCAATCCTGA
- a CDS encoding DUF5107 domain-containing protein, whose translation MTTIRRAAVTLPAADLGPANPLPPLTPLDEAHHVDERDLEGLPRDMARQIRYAPLDSVLPTPLRDGYGRQRAPRTLDALVLENDRLRATVLPGLGGRVVSLLQLSTGRELLYRNPVFQPANFALNGAWYSGGIEWNIGATGHTTLSCAPLHAARVTAPDGGEMLRLWEWERLRDLPFQVDLWLPDGSDFLYVGVRVRNPHDRPVPVYWWSNIAVPEECRVLAPADEAWQFGYERRLRRVPVPEWAGADRSYPLNSPHAADYFYELPEDARRWIAALDDSGHGLVQTSTAALRGRKLFVWGARSGGRRWQEWLTEPGTGGYCEIQAGLARTQLEHVRLDERSEFSWLEAYGPLAADADAVHGADWAGARAEVERRLDAALPHARVAAAYEAWLPCADTEPGEVLAVGSGWGALEVLRAGEKLPGTPFEESTLGEAQEPWVRLSRSGALPEPRVPGVPGESLVAPHWRDMLETAPAGPSTEYHLGVAQWHAGDRAQAVRSWERALRCAAVRWPLLRCLAVADRVAGDGERAAERYAEAYDELCGEPHAGEAVVAALGREALEALLGAGRVADARGVWERLPERVRERGRFRLLGARLLLAEGDRAGARAVCDGGVEVPDLREGEEVLGELWARVAGEGEPLPARYDFRMRAGGD comes from the coding sequence GTGACGACGATCCGACGTGCCGCAGTGACCCTGCCCGCCGCCGACCTCGGCCCCGCCAACCCGCTGCCGCCCCTCACCCCGCTCGACGAGGCCCACCACGTCGACGAACGGGACCTCGAAGGGTTGCCCCGCGACATGGCCCGGCAGATCCGCTACGCCCCCCTCGACAGCGTCCTGCCCACCCCCCTCCGCGACGGCTACGGCAGACAACGCGCACCCCGCACGCTCGACGCCCTCGTCCTGGAGAACGACCGGCTGCGCGCCACCGTCCTGCCCGGCCTCGGCGGCCGCGTCGTCTCCCTCCTCCAGTTGTCCACCGGACGCGAACTCCTCTACCGCAACCCGGTGTTCCAGCCCGCCAACTTCGCGCTCAACGGCGCCTGGTACTCCGGCGGCATCGAGTGGAACATCGGCGCGACCGGCCACACCACCCTCTCCTGCGCACCCCTGCACGCCGCCCGCGTCACCGCCCCCGACGGCGGCGAGATGCTGCGGCTGTGGGAGTGGGAACGGCTGCGCGACCTGCCGTTCCAGGTCGACCTGTGGCTGCCGGACGGCTCCGACTTCCTCTACGTCGGGGTCCGCGTCCGCAACCCGCACGACCGCCCGGTGCCGGTCTACTGGTGGTCCAACATCGCCGTCCCGGAGGAGTGCCGGGTCCTCGCCCCCGCGGACGAGGCGTGGCAGTTCGGCTACGAACGCCGGCTGCGCAGGGTGCCCGTGCCCGAGTGGGCGGGCGCCGACCGGTCGTACCCGCTCAACAGCCCGCACGCGGCGGACTACTTCTACGAGCTGCCCGAGGACGCCCGCCGCTGGATCGCCGCGCTCGACGACAGCGGACACGGCCTCGTGCAGACGTCCACCGCCGCGCTGCGCGGCCGCAAGCTGTTCGTCTGGGGCGCCCGGTCCGGCGGCCGGCGCTGGCAGGAGTGGCTCACCGAACCCGGCACCGGCGGCTACTGCGAGATCCAGGCGGGCCTGGCCCGCACCCAGCTGGAGCACGTACGCCTCGACGAGCGGAGTGAGTTCAGCTGGCTGGAGGCCTACGGGCCGCTCGCGGCGGACGCGGACGCCGTGCACGGCGCCGACTGGGCCGGGGCCCGGGCGGAGGTGGAGCGGCGGCTCGACGCGGCGCTGCCGCACGCGCGCGTCGCGGCGGCGTACGAGGCGTGGCTGCCCTGCGCCGACACCGAGCCCGGCGAGGTGCTCGCCGTCGGGTCCGGCTGGGGTGCGCTCGAAGTGCTGCGGGCGGGGGAGAAGTTGCCGGGTACGCCGTTCGAGGAGAGCACGCTGGGCGAGGCACAGGAGCCGTGGGTGCGGTTGTCGCGGTCGGGGGCGCTGCCGGAGCCGCGGGTGCCCGGGGTGCCCGGGGAGAGCCTCGTCGCCCCGCACTGGCGGGACATGCTGGAGACCGCGCCCGCGGGGCCGTCGACCGAGTACCACCTCGGGGTCGCCCAGTGGCACGCCGGTGACCGGGCGCAGGCCGTGCGCAGTTGGGAGCGGGCGCTGCGATGTGCGGCCGTGCGGTGGCCGTTGCTGCGGTGTCTCGCTGTCGCCGACCGGGTGGCGGGGGACGGGGAGCGGGCCGCGGAACGGTATGCGGAGGCGTACGACGAGCTGTGCGGAGAGCCCCATGCCGGTGAGGCCGTCGTCGCTGCTCTGGGACGGGAGGCGCTCGAGGCCCTGTTGGGGGCGGGGCGGGTGGCGGATGCCCGGGGGGTCTGGGAGCGGCTTCCGGAGCGGGTGCGCGAGCGGGGGCGGTTCCGGTTGCTCGGGGCGCGGTTGCTGCTCGCGGAGGGGGACCGGGCGGGGGCGCGGGCCGTGTGCGACGGTGGGGTGGAGGTGCCCGATCTGCGGGAGGGGGAGGAGGTGCTGGGTGAGCTGTGGGCGCGGGTCGCGGGCGAGGGGGAGCCGCTGCCCGCGCGCTACGACTTCCGGATGCGGGCGGGCGGCGACTGA
- a CDS encoding VOC family protein, with product MEIMGATLRICVDDLESSIPFYERIAAAPALRFERGGVKVAAIGFFLLMSGPQAELDILRKVTATIAVKDVEEAHQDLSTLGAQIIAGPVPTPAGRNMIVRHPDGSIFEYVDRAATS from the coding sequence ATGGAGATTATGGGAGCCACGCTACGCATCTGCGTCGACGACCTGGAATCGTCGATCCCCTTCTACGAGCGGATCGCCGCCGCCCCCGCCCTCCGCTTCGAACGCGGAGGCGTCAAGGTCGCCGCCATCGGATTCTTCCTCCTCATGAGCGGCCCCCAGGCGGAACTGGACATCCTCCGCAAGGTCACCGCGACCATCGCGGTCAAGGACGTGGAGGAGGCCCACCAGGACCTCTCCACCCTCGGCGCGCAGATCATCGCCGGCCCCGTCCCCACCCCCGCGGGCCGCAACATGATCGTCCGCCACCCCGACGGCTCGATCTTCGAGTACGTCGACCGTGCGGCCACCTCCTGA